One genomic region from Magallana gigas chromosome 3, xbMagGiga1.1, whole genome shotgun sequence encodes:
- the LOC105328113 gene encoding uncharacterized protein → MFLLALVFGAALINQGATQTFSQIDPLSIGYDITRCGPLDIALIIDASGSIGPRRFSKMLSFVADSLKAGDFQSNLRVAALTFSKRSVVEFLLNTHVSKPDPKQEVLNNIAELVYTKGVTNTSGALRVASETLFQERNGDRDAVQNLAVIITDGNSNVDRDPIQDANKLKADGVYIVGILIGTDKSINQEEMEAIVSNKDELIRLKKYEDLIPFRETIVRRMCTPFFSPPNCQEGKIEKKDCRKMQCINGEWKNVGFYGCCFKGRFLSWNQDYQFECDTYRCFQKGACQDDACENFNVNKVKDGCMVGDKCIDDGASVVEENVCETFKCEAGEYKMIQKDCLAQNGQCMKVGAGYTEHCVVYQCQNIDGMVEFRPVQTGCSYKGTCYDLGARVMEDCNTLVCSYDDVSLGYDLILQQQGCNDNGRCRNEGDMWVNTDLCIRYSCVYNKRKDRVVIRERTMGCQADNGCIQKGSEVSAQGCIRYICNKKGDLEILSVGCEFNGACKAVNETWQSPTDKCTNYVCLSDIADDGTPTAYVQKDQDCHDFNGNCIKVGRTVQENCNTYTCDANGHLEPTTVKCSYKGSCYDIGAKWIDDVACKKLSCRMRSIDVYPRIIKNNIGCIDESGRCYLENATKQIENSCLEYKCYEDRLMRLEVCEYKHACYDIGSSWVDKDDCVTVRCLRDPGTGNAIVDTYPYGCFMDNVCHDPGYKFTKDCQEIQCRGGMMGFQVVKEACTWKGGCKEKDQTWFDPQTCTKYGCYEDEDGLDVNEITYGCTSDSNQCIKGGAEHNEGCNKYECNNGKLKAISMGCEFNDGCLAAGKKYFDKENCVHYSCIAKNTTDGSITTQLKERWGCFDYDRCYLPTWKKTEDCTTYRCRGKTRSFSIVNTECEWMGKCISVNTTWDHPTQCLTYKCVLGESTGIARVSSDLWGCKDEFGNCHPFGKQRQSDRCVTTECQMRPEGPVFYPVEIGCKFRKRCKKVDSSWINRRKCVQQTCQYAPGATAPNVVNSPYGCRDMKNRCRPFGYVARDPENVCVSYKCTAFEIFSTIQTGCPWQGKCMQENDVWYDEEGTCTLYKCIRENVGPSNVQMHTLSYPGCRGFDGECLKEGQIVTKGCTKYQCIPNSGGLVIVQEGCSYGGECKVLNSTWFDSETCTDYSCVYDSEANDISIVEKTGCKDDDGKCFTKGERKKEGCNKFLCNAASNFRPIRMRCEFRGECKDIDTTWKEGCITYTCKLVAKGPNFVQTNIEEIHGCIGDDGKCYDIGDELNEDCSKFTCTAGGVMQESDFGCKGFNGQCMKPGDKLEVDCVNYVCDGQAKSMVPVEKACVWKNGCKPVGSKWFDKESCRGYSCVLDITDNDVKITERTVGCSVSGECKRSRTYQMKDCVQYKCTTNGQLIPKKIGCEWDGECADLGMSWTRNCTHYKCVITQEGPDYIQTEVQQQRGCFDSHGKCYDVMDEVSFGCNKYRCSMGGNLDLIDSGCMDRYGRCMKPGEIVEEADGSEHKCVCDGSSCLVVVEVKGCRMNSTLYPFGARLREGCTVYECQNRDNCGKFVPVEWGCYWVDRCYGPGDKWKSDRGCSIFTCTMYQKSNGDVDMVVARDIGCPFEDECKQNNEQWRDGCFEKKCRVRTTKDNSKESSIKIVSGGCQEGVGDGMICHAVGSIWEEHHYDGCFKKQCYVDQTTGKYTTTIVGAACRDAYGSCRPIGSSGFDAYVSGQLRQDCKCLSEGVGVTGVRYTCGDMANPFQCEGC, encoded by the exons ATGTTTTTATTGGCGCTAGTATTTGGTGCTGCACTAATCAACCAAGGAGCTACCCAAACTT TTTCACAGATTGATCCATTGTCTATAG GCTATGACATTACAAGATGTGGACCTCTAGATATTGCCCTCATCATCGACGCTTCCGGAAGCATTGGTCCACGTCGTTTCAGCAAAATGTTAAGCTTTGTGGCCGACTCTCTGAAGGCGGGAGATTTCCAGTCTAACCTCCGGGTGGCAGCACTGACCTTCTCCAAACGGTCGGTGGTGGAGTTCCTCCTCAACACCCATGTTTCCAAACCAGACCCGAAACAAGAGGTTCTGAACAACATCGCCGAGCTGGTATACACCAAGGGTGTCACCAACACTTCTGGTGCTCTGCGCGTTGCTAGCGAAACCTTGTTTCAGGAAAGAAATGGCGACCGAGACGCCGTGCAGAACCTGGCGGTGATCATTACGGACGGGAATTCAAACGTCGACAGGGACCCCATACAGGACGCCAACAAATTGAAGGCGGACGGTGTGTACATCGTGGGGATTCTGATCGGGACGGACAAGAGCATTAACCAGGAAGAGATGGAGGCCATTGTATCCAACAAGGACGAGTTGATACGACTGAAGAAGTACGAAGACCTAATCCCCTTCAGAGAGACCATCGTCAGGAGGATGTGTACAC CATTTTTCAGTCCAC CAAACTGTCAAGAGggaaaaattgagaaaaaagaCTGCCGAAAAATGCAGTGTATAAACGGTGAATGGAAAAATGTCGGTTTCTATG GTTGCTGTTTTAAGGGAAGATTTCTCTCCTGGAACCAAGATTATCAGTTTGAGTGTGACACATACAGATGTTTCCAAAAAGGGGCGTGTCAAGATGACGCATGCGAGAACTTCAACGTCAACAAAGTCAAAGATG GATGTATGGTCGGCGATAAATGCATTGATGACGGTGCATCTGTCGTTGAAGAAAATGTTTGTGAGACCTTCAAATGTGAAGCAGGAGAATACAAAATGATCCAAAAAG ACTGCTTGGCCCAAAACGGACAATGTATGAAGGTTGGAGCGGGTTATACTGAACATTGTGTGGTATATCAGTGCCAGAATATTGACGGAATGGTTGAATTCAGACCAGTCCAGACAG GTTGCTCATACAAAGGTACCTGTTACGATCTCGGTGCCAGAGTGATGGAGGACTGTAACACATTGGTGTGTTCCTATGATGATGTCTCACTGGGATACGACTTAATCTTACAACAGCAAG GTTGCAATGATAACGGGCGATGTCGAAATGAGGGGGATATGTGGGTGAACACAGATCTTTGTATCCGATACAGTTGTGTCTACAATAAGAGGAAAGACAGGGTTGTCATCAGAGAGCGAACCATGG GCTGCCAGGCAGATAATGGATGCATTCAAAAAGGTTCAGAGGTCAGCGCGCAGGGTTGCATCAGGTATATCTGTAACAAAAAAGGAGATCTAGAGATTCTCTCTGTCG GTTGCGAATTCAACGGAGCGTGCAAAGCTGTGAATGAAACTTGGCAGTCTCCCACTGATAAATGTACAAACTATGTGTGTCTCAGCGACATTGCTGATGATGGAACGCCAACAGCCTACGTTCAGAAGGATCAAG ACTGTCATGATTTCAACGGAAACTGCATCAAGGTTGGACGAACAGTACAGGAGAACTGCAATACCTATACATGTGATGCTAACGGACATTTAGAGCCAACTACTGTCA AGTGTTCTTATAAGGGAAGCTGTTATGATATCGGTGCGAAATGGATCGACGATGTCGCTTGCAAAAAGCTCAGTTGTAGGATGAGGAGCATTGATGTATACCCACGcatcataaaaaataacattg GGTGTATTGATGAAAGTGGTCGGTGCTACCTCGAAAACGCCACCAAGCAGATTGAGAACAGTTGTCTGGAGTACAAGTGTTACGAAGACCGGCTCATGAGATTGGAGG TCTGTGAATACAAGCACGCTTGTTACGACATCGGGTCCTCCTGGGTGGACAAAGACGATTGCGTCACAGTAAGATGTCTTCGTGACCCAGGGACGGGAAATGCCATAGTGGATACCTATCCATACG gatgTTTCATGGACAACGTGTGCCATGATCCAGGCTACAAATTTACCAAGGACTGTCAGGAGATCCAGTGCAGGGGTGGGATGATGGGTTTCCAAGTGGTTAAAGAGG CTTGTACCTGGAAAGGTGGATGTAAGGAGAAAGATCAGACATGGTTCGATCCCCAGACGTGCACCAAGTACGGCTGTTATGAGGATGAGGACGGACTGGACGTCAATGAAATCACTTATG GATGTACCAGCGATAGCAACCAGTGTATAAAAGGTGGAGCTGAACACAACGAGGGATGCAACAAGTACGAATGTAACAACGGCAAACTGAAGGCCATCTCAATGG GTTGTGAATTTAACGACGGTTGTCTTGCGGCTGGCAAGAAATACTTTGATAAAGAAAACTGTGTGCACTATTCCTGCATCGCAAAAAATACTACAGATGGCTCCATAACAACCCAACTCAAAGAAAGATGGG GTTGTTTCGACTATGACAGATGTTATTTGCCGACTTGGAAGAAAACAGAAGACTGTACAACCTATCGTTGTCGGGGGAAGACCAGGTCCTTCTCAATCGTTAATACAG aGTGTGAGTGGATGGGGAAATGTATCTCTGTGAACACCACATGGGACCACCCCACACAGTGTCTGACCTATAAATGTGTTCTGGGAGAGTCCACTGGCATCGCCCGTGTTTCCAGCGACTTATGGG GTTGTAAGGATGAATTTGGGAATTGTCACCCATTCGGTAAACAGCGCCAGTCGGACAGGTGCGTGACGACGGAATGTCAGATGAGGCCCGAGGGACCGGTGTTTTATCCGGTGGAAATAG GGTGTAAATTCAGGAAGAGATGCAAGAAAGTAGATTCCTCATGGATAAACAGAAGGAAGTGTGTCCAGCAAACCTGTCAATATGCTCCTGGGGCCACGGCACCAAATGTGGTCAATTCACCTTACG GATGCCGTGACATGAAGAACCGCTGCCGACCATTTGGTTATGTAGCCAGAGATCCCGAAAACGTTTGTGTCTCGTACAAGTGTACAGCTTTTGAGATATTCTCAACAATTCAAACAG GCTGTCCATGGCAAGGTAAATGTATGCAGGAGAATGATGTGTGGTACGATGAGGAGGGAACCTGCACCCTCTACAAGTGTATCCGAGAAAACGTGGGACCCAGCAATGTCCAAATGCACACCCTTTCTTATCCAG GGTGTCGTGGATTTGATGGAGAGTGTTTGAAGGAAGGTCAGATTGTTACTAAAGGTTGCACCAAGTACCAGTGTATCCCTAATAGTGGCGGTCTGGTTATTGTCCAGGAAG GCTGCTCCTACGGAGGAGAGTGTAAAGTATTGAACTCTACCTGGTTCGACTCAGAAACATGTACAGATTACTCGTGTGTGTACGACAGTGAGGCTAATGACATCTCAATCGTGGAGAAAACAG GTTGCAAAGACGACGATGGTAAATGCTTTACGAAGGGTGAGAGAAAGAAGGAAGGATGCAACAAGTTCCTCTGTAACGCTGCCTCCAACTTCCGTCCAATCAGGATGA GATGTGAGTTTCGGGGCGAGTGTAAGGATATTGACACTACTTGGAAAGAGGGCTGTATCACTTACACGTGTAAACTGGTTGCTAAGGGACCTAACTTTGTACAGACCAATATTGAGGAAATACACG GTTGTATTGGAGATGATGGTAAATGCTATGACATTGGTGACGAGCTCAATGAAGACTGTTCCAAGTTCACGTGTACCGCGGGAGGAGTTATGCAAGAATCAGATTTTG GGTGTAAGGGATTTAACGGCCAGTGTATGAAGCCGGGAGACAAGCTAGAGGTGGACTGTGTGAATTATGTATGTGACGGACAGGCCAAGAGCATGGTGCCTGTAGAGAAAG CATGCGTCTGGAAGAACGGATGTAAACCTGTCGGGTCCAAGTGGTTTGACAAAGAGTCTTGTCGAGGCTACTCCTGTGTGTTGGATATAACAGACAACGACGTGAAGATTACTGAGAGAACTGTAG GTTGCAGTGTGTCCGGAGAGTGTAAGCGCTCCAGGACCTACCAGATGAAGGACTGTGTTCAGTACAAGTGTACTACCAACGGTCAGCTGATCCCCAAGAAGATTGGGTGTGAGTGGGACGGGGAGTGCGCGGACCTAGGGATGTCCTGGACACGGAACTGTACCCACTACAAGTGTGTCATCACCCAGGAAGGGCCGGACTACATCCAAACGGAGGTCCAACAGCAGAGAG GCTGCTTTGACTCTCATGGAAAGTGTTATGACGTCATGGATGAAGTCAGCTTTGGATGCAATAAATATCGATGTTCGATGGGAGGGAATCTGGATCTCATCGACTCAG GTTGCATGGACAGGTATGGAAGGTGTATGAAGCCCGGGGAGATCGTGGAGGAAGCCGATGGCTCCGAACATAAGTGTGTGTGTGACGGTAGCTCCTGTCTGGTCGTTGTTGAAG TTAAAGGATGCAGAATGAACAGTACGCTATACCCCTTCGGAGCCAGACTTCGGGAAGGATGTACTGTGTACGAATGTCAGAATCGGGACAATTGTGGAAAGTTCGTCCCTGTTGAATGGG GTTGTTACTGGGTGGATAGATGCTATGGACCAGGAGACAAATGGAAGTCAGATCGAGGCTGTTCTATTTTTACCTGCACAATGTACCAGAAATCAAATGGGGACGTCGACATGGTAGTAGCAAGAGACATCG GTTGCCCGTTTGAAGACGAATGTAAACAGAACAACGAGCAATGGAGAGATGGATGTTTTGAGAAGAAGTGTAGAGTTCGAACTACCAAAGATAATTCCAAAGAGTCGTCCATCAAAATCGTGAGCGGAG GCTGTCAGGAGGGGGTGGGTGACGGCATGATCTGCCACGCAGTGGGCAGCATCTGGGAGGAACATCACTATGACGGATGCTTCAAGAAACAATGCTACGTGGACCAAACCACTGGCAAATATACCACTACCATAGTGGGGGCAG CATGCCGGGACGCCTACGGCTCGTGTCGACCTATAGGCTCCTCAGGCTTCGACGCCTACGTCAGTGGACAGCTCAGACAAGACTGTAAGTGTTTGTCGGAGGGAGTCGGGGTGACTGGTGTTCGATACACGTGCGGTGATATGGCCAACCCTTTCCAATGTGAAGGATGttaa